DNA sequence from the Oncorhynchus kisutch isolate 150728-3 unplaced genomic scaffold, Okis_V2 Okis07a-Okis12b_hom, whole genome shotgun sequence genome:
ttcatatatatatttgagaACTAGTGTTCTAGTTTTGTGAGAAATCATCCTTATATAAGTATATGTATTAAATGAATGGTCATCTAAACGTTATTTTCAGTAGAATCATGTATGGAGAATCCAAAACAAAGTGAGCAGTTTCAAATGCTGATATTAGGAAAGCAGGAAAGTGATTTTCTGGTTGTTCTATGTGAGATAAATCTACAGGAGCTATACTTACCTCCAGGAGATGAAGTTTCCCCAGACCATGATAACTGTGGGGATTCTGGGAATAAATGAGAGGTGAGTGAGTAGTTTGGGTCTACAATGCTGGTGCACATCCTAACCTGTCTAGCCTGCTCAAAACAGACAGAATGGAAAGGAATAAACCAGAATTTTGATTGAATTGAATGGGTTCTAATTCTATTCATTCTAATTCTGAGACTCAATCTCATTGCAACTGTAAATAGAAAATAGTTTTCCTAGGCAGAATGTGAtgggaagggtagagggggatCAATACGGCTTTACTGAACTCTACAATATTAAACCCTGTATCACAACCATTGGCAGCTTACCATTCCAGTCAGCACTCTCTCTTCTTGCAACTGCTGGGTCGCCAGGTCCATTTCCAGACCCAGGAGTGTTCTGGCATCTGGGAACCCTgcgccttcctcctcctccccggcTCTGTTCgtccaagtaaaaaaaaaacgagCAGCGAGCTCTCGACCACCAACAGACCTCGCTCGCCTAGGCACCTGTCCAGTGCTTCCTGAACTCTTAACTGCTGTTTGATATGAATACTATTGGTAACAAATTCATAAGGATGTAGCCTAGGagtaggtagcctagcagttaagagcttTGAGTCAGTAACAGAAAAGTCACAGGTTTGAATTGCGAAAAGCCAACCAAGCTGAAAAATCTGTTGGTGTGCCTTGAGCAATGTACTTAACACTTATTGCACTTGTAAGTTGCTATGGATAACAGTGTCTGCTAACTGACTAAAATGTTATGTTTAAAATCTTCACCTTTAATAATATACATTATCAGTTCACTGTGGACCAAGTATCAAGCCAGCTGAACTGaaaacacaaccactacacacagaggGAAGCATTCAATGTGGTATCTATGCAAACTGTTAAAAACACATGGACCCAGTGTTCATATGAAAACCCCAGTAGTGTGGAGCCATTCCCCTTACAACTCGGGTGGAAGAGGAACTATGGGGGAAGACCAGTTTTTCCCTGGTCTGGTCACGTGGTGTAGAAAAACTCCCCTCAGGGCAGCCCAATATCCTGTGGCCTGCCACCAGTGTGGACAAGGAGATGCTTCTTCATGTGGCCGGACTGGGTGAAGCACTTCCCACAGTAGACACATTGAAACGGTTTCTCTCCGGTGTGCACTCTCTCATGCATCTTCAGCTGGTGGCTGTGGGAGAAGCGCTTGGTGCAGTGGCTGCAGCCGTATGGTTTCTCCCCCGTATGGACCCGCATGTGACTCCGCAGGTTCGCCTGCTGGTGGAAGAGCTTTCCACAGAGGCTGCACCGGAGCTGCCTCTGGGTGGAGTGAGACATCAGCTGTTGTGGCTGCTTTTCTATGACTTTCAATGAAGAAGTGGAACCTCTGAAATTTGAGAAGGGGGCTGGCTTCCTTCTTTGGGGAACCTGGTGGAGAGTAACCCTTGGGGATGAAAAGCTGTTTCGGGTGGACAGTCCATTGAAATCTGGCATCTTGGACCTTGATCCTACAGTTGTCGCTTGCTCTGTGTTTTGAGTGTCATGGGAAGACTTTGTCTGTCCAGACTCcattccccctcttcctctgttgTCCACAAGCTGTCTGCCATCTGAACAGATGTCTCCAGATGTCAACTCTTGGCCAGTTATGCTCCATTCTGAACTCATATCTGCCTCCACTTTAATGGGAACTGAGTCCACCAGCACTACATCAGGCACCCAGTCCAGAGAGCCCAAAGCAGACATGCAGACCCCAGAGTTACCaggcacccctctcctctctggatGTCCAGACAGCCTCTTGGAGTCTGGCCCTGCATTGTGAGGAGCATTCACAGTTGGGTTGTCAGTCTCTTGGTTCTCTGTCCATTGGGACAGGCTGTATTCTATGGGTTGATGTTCAGTTTCCCAGGTCACACCCTCAGCAACCTGATGGTCCTGTCTTGCTCTGCTGTATTGTGACGCAGGATGCTGGAACGTCTGGTTTTCAGGGTCTATATTGAGTGAGGTGTCTGGAGCTCTGTGTCTGTTGCCCTGCTGGTCCAGAAGGCCTGTGGGTTCAGTATAGGATGAAGAACCTGGTTCTGCCACAATGATCTTCTCACTGCTCTCACTGACTGGTTGGACAATCTCTGAAATGGATCAACGTAAAGCACAGCATCAGCTTCCTGTAGTGGAGACTGATTCTTCTTTGCCTTATTTATTAGTTATGGCTTATGACTAAGAAGTTGATCAAATACTGCAATAAAGGCTTTACTCAACAACGTGTAAATTGGATAGATTTAATAAAATACCTTCTGTTCTGCTGGTGTGAAAGTTCTCCATTTTGATAAGAGGTGCCTCTTGCATATCTGCCGTCTGTGTTTGTATACATCAGGAACATTTTATTAGAAAAATATCCCAACATTTTAAATATGAGAAGAAAATGATTAGGGACATTCCGCCACCCAACACATTTTCAGATGGGCCGTTAAACAGGTGTCATGTCTCTCTTTGGTCActgaagatcccatggcacttattgtagagtaggggtgtaaaccccggtgtcctggctaaattcccaatctggccctcataccatcatggccacctaatcatccccagtttacaattggttcattcattccccctcctctcccctgtaactattccccaggtccttGCTGTGAATGAAAATGTGTtgagtcaatttacctggtaaaatatgGGTAAAATAAAAATCCCACCACCACCTAATATGCAAACATAAATTATCAATTTTACCGTGTCTATGTCAACTGACCTGCATGCCCCCATCCTGGTCTGTCCCTGTGAGTCCTGCTTCTCTCCAGTTGGTGACATCCTGCATAAAGTTGCCTCCATCACTGTCGTCAAGACGATTTTCCACTGCACCAGAAAATAGAATCATTCATAACCGTTATACATTACCAATTATTTGTTAACGTGTTTAAATAaggtaaaaacaacaacaatatccaTCTCTACCTGTTGACTTTCCTACGAAGCTCCCTCTTCCCCGAACAATATGACTGCTATCAACGCGCCTGTGAACTGTGCGTCGCAGGGGTCCAACTCTTTCTGTGCTTCGTCGAGAATTCTGGAATTTTGTCAAAAGCAGCTTCCTCCGCAGGTTATCGATTTCTTTCTGACTATGGGAAATTTCCAAACGTAAGGCAGCATCGCCGTCATCTACAAGTTTGCAGATTTCGGCAACGGCTGCATTTGCCAAAACCTCAATGATGGAGGCTAGCTGAGCATGAAAGGCGACGGTATCGTACATGTCCTTTATGTTAAACACTTATGTTAAAGTAATTTGCATTTGAGTATTCCGTCAACGTCATGAGACGACACAGTTCACACCATATAGCGTATACTTCACACACATCTCGTTTGTTACGCTACTTCCTGGATCttttttttagaataagggttgGCTTTTCAAAATAAATGTTGGTTACACACACGATATATGTTGGTTCGAACTTCCAACATTGCCACCTTCTGCTGTATCATATTGTATCCGCCACTGAAAGGAATCAAATGTTGTTTCATGAGCCTTCATTGAC
Encoded proteins:
- the LOC109877684 gene encoding B-cell CLL/lymphoma 6 member B protein-like isoform X1, with product MYDTVAFHAQLASIIEVLANAAVAEICKLVDDGDAALRLEISHSQKEIDNLRRKLLLTKFQNSRRSTERVGPLRRTVHRRVDSSHIVRGRGSFVGKSTVENRLDDSDGGNFMQDVTNWREAGLTGTDQDGGMQTADMQEAPLIKMENFHTSRTEEIVQPVSESSEKIIVAEPGSSSYTEPTGLLDQQGNRHRAPDTSLNIDPENQTFQHPASQYSRARQDHQVAEGVTWETEHQPIEYSLSQWTENQETDNPTVNAPHNAGPDSKRLSGHPERRGVPGNSGVCMSALGSLDWVPDVVLVDSVPIKVEADMSSEWSITGQELTSGDICSDGRQLVDNRGRGGMESGQTKSSHDTQNTEQATTVGSRSKMPDFNGLSTRNSFSSPRVTLHQVPQRRKPAPFSNFRGSTSSLKVIEKQPQQLMSHSTQRQLRCSLCGKLFHQQANLRSHMRVHTGEKPYGCSHCTKRFSHSHQLKMHERVHTGEKPFQCVYCGKCFTQSGHMKKHLLVHTGGRPQDIGLP
- the LOC109877684 gene encoding B-cell CLL/lymphoma 6 member B protein-like isoform X2; this encodes MEATLCRMSPTGEKQDSQGQTRMGACRSVDIDTTADMQEAPLIKMENFHTSRTEEIVQPVSESSEKIIVAEPGSSSYTEPTGLLDQQGNRHRAPDTSLNIDPENQTFQHPASQYSRARQDHQVAEGVTWETEHQPIEYSLSQWTENQETDNPTVNAPHNAGPDSKRLSGHPERRGVPGNSGVCMSALGSLDWVPDVVLVDSVPIKVEADMSSEWSITGQELTSGDICSDGRQLVDNRGRGGMESGQTKSSHDTQNTEQATTVGSRSKMPDFNGLSTRNSFSSPRVTLHQVPQRRKPAPFSNFRGSTSSLKVIEKQPQQLMSHSTQRQLRCSLCGKLFHQQANLRSHMRVHTGEKPYGCSHCTKRFSHSHQLKMHERVHTGEKPFQCVYCGKCFTQSGHMKKHLLVHTGGRPQDIGLP